The Verrucomicrobiota bacterium genomic sequence TAAAAGCGTATCCAGCTCTTCTCCCGTGTAGTCGTTTTGAGAAGCTTTTAGATCCTCGAATTGATCATCTGAAAGCCACTCCATTTCGTGGAGTTTTGCTACGATCTTTAATTGTACTCTTCCGATAGCCATTTGAAAAATATTAAGCGTTGGTTGTTTGTGCTTTTAGCTCCTGTTCGGCATTTTCAAGTAATGTGGAAAGACTGCCTAACTCCACGATAAACCATTGAATACGACCGTTGAGTTTCTCTTCCCAGAATTTCACGACCGGTTGGCTTAAATAATAACAGCTAGCCAGAAAAAAGTATCCGTTCTCATGGTCAAAAGGAACGGTCCAAGTTGCCCAACAATCCTCAATTGAAAACGCCTCTTCCATATTGTGCAGGTAGGAGTAAAAACTTAGATCAGTAAGACCCAGCTCAAACTCATCCACCTGATAAGATATTAAGTCAGGTTCACTAAGAGAATCTAGTGTAGTGCGTCTTAAATAATATAACATATTGATTGACTTCCCCATCGTCACTGATTTAGGCTTTGGTCCATGAGAATCGCTCCTGTTGTTAAGCTTACTTCCGACCAAACGGTCTTGCTAAACAAGGTTGCCAAGGGCACCTCGGTCTCCGTCCGATTTTGCCAGAGGGCGAAAATTATCCTCCTGGCTGCAGAGGGTATGCAAGACATTGAGATCGCCCAACAACTCGGCGTCACCCGCCAACTCTCGGCACGATGGCGCGATCGATTTATTCGACTTGGTATTGACGGTCTCAAGAAAGATGCCCCCCGCCCTGGGCGCAGGAAGAAATTGTCGGCG encodes the following:
- a CDS encoding helix-turn-helix domain-containing protein translates to MRIAPVVKLTSDQTVLLNKVAKGTSVSVRFCQRAKIILLAAEGMQDIEIAQQLGVTRQLSARWRDRFIRLGIDGLKKDAPRPGRRKKLSAQKITAIVRKTLEQKPANATHWSTRTMAQSVGISETSVRRIWKAHGLKPHL